A region from the Melioribacter roseus P3M-2 genome encodes:
- a CDS encoding fibronectin type III domain-containing protein — protein sequence MMHKIFKIYLFITLAIVVGGCVEPITNTQTTSAQPSIEIFSPASGDSVMVGQNLINYQAADGAGGEGLSFYEIYVNDTFTERFEQNTDGTNPALYLNIGEALLGKRISYFVKVYNKNGKAKESEVQSNIYVKDRVPNAPSNLVIKRTGDYTVTLLWQDNSTNEDGFEVWRKEGTGSYSLIIKLPPNTISTIDNGVSPFTDYFYKIRAFNESGNSEFSNEVSTSSLPGGLWNLQAEAIGTHKVILKWNDFAVNELGFKIERYNSSSGVWELIDITGPNETYYEDHNVEGSKAYKYRVAYFTATSVSGYSNEVTISTYYTDVEAPSNLNASVYAPNIVRLEWLNNDKLKLSVSLIVERRIGTSGEFNELMSVDSDTTFVFDTSVTSGVTYQYRVRQKLGNRIYTDYSNIATITVP from the coding sequence ATGATGCACAAAATATTCAAAATATATTTGTTTATAACTCTTGCAATAGTCGTCGGAGGATGCGTAGAACCGATTACAAACACACAGACGACCTCGGCGCAGCCTTCCATCGAAATTTTTTCGCCGGCAAGCGGGGATTCAGTTATGGTAGGTCAGAATTTGATTAATTATCAAGCTGCCGACGGCGCCGGCGGAGAAGGACTTTCATTCTACGAAATTTATGTAAACGATACTTTTACAGAACGATTTGAACAAAATACGGACGGCACAAATCCTGCGCTCTATCTCAATATAGGCGAGGCGTTGCTGGGTAAAAGGATAAGTTATTTTGTAAAAGTTTATAATAAAAACGGAAAAGCCAAAGAAAGCGAAGTCCAGAGCAATATTTACGTTAAAGACAGAGTTCCGAATGCGCCTTCGAATCTGGTTATTAAAAGAACTGGCGACTATACGGTGACGCTACTTTGGCAGGATAATTCGACAAATGAGGACGGTTTCGAAGTGTGGCGAAAAGAGGGAACTGGTTCCTACAGCCTGATTATTAAGCTTCCTCCGAATACAATCAGCACAATCGACAACGGTGTGTCTCCGTTTACGGATTATTTTTATAAAATAAGAGCTTTCAACGAATCCGGAAACTCGGAATTCAGCAATGAAGTGAGCACGTCTTCTCTGCCCGGAGGATTGTGGAATCTTCAAGCAGAAGCGATCGGAACTCATAAGGTTATTCTTAAATGGAACGACTTCGCCGTCAACGAATTGGGCTTTAAGATTGAAAGATATAATTCTTCTTCGGGCGTCTGGGAACTGATCGATATTACCGGGCCGAATGAAACCTACTACGAAGACCACAATGTGGAAGGAAGCAAAGCGTATAAATATCGTGTCGCTTATTTTACGGCCACGTCCGTAAGCGGATATTCCAACGAAGTAACGATATCAACTTATTATACCGACGTGGAAGCGCCGTCGAATCTCAATGCGTCTGTCTACGCTCCCAATATCGTCCGCCTGGAATGGCTAAACAACGATAAACTGAAACTCTCGGTTTCGTTGATTGTCGAAAGGAGAATCGGAACTTCGGGTGAATTCAATGAATTAATGTCGGTCGATTCGGACACAACGTTTGTGTTCGATACGTCGGTTACATCGGGAGTCACTTATCAATACCGCGTGCGTCAAAAGCTCGGTAACAGAATTTATACGGATTATTCCAATATTGCCACTATCACTGTGCCATGA
- a CDS encoding glycosyltransferase translates to MKQEKSKYQIVLDNREIKPPKRNVAREKIRTMIISGLISLFLILTIIYTMPFTVLTWSGLFVYSSIVSLVIFLFILLIRYFGILFMSYFYLTKYTVETKPGYYPFVSIIVPVYNEGKIIKSSVESLLGLDYPNYEIIIVNDGSTDDTAEIAESLVGYHKGKRAMIKVSLINKPNGGKSKALNAGIQYSEAQFVLCMDGDSQLTTDTLKMAMRHFVDPAVGAVAGNVKVQNRKKMLTDLQALEYLEGLNLARSAQGFMQMVNIIPGPIGVFRKSTLRDAGFYSSDTFAEDADITLKILAKGWKIVYEPKAIAYTEAPVTIYQLLKQRYRWTRGILQAIRKHKKYLYNPTLNFNNSFIMWSMFYEALIWPAMNIFVNLYFIIVAIFYGIHITLFLWWVGIAVLDLMSAVFCIAAEREEFRLVPYAIIYRVFFILLIDVTKAMATVEEFIGFSMTWGKLERVGASR, encoded by the coding sequence ATGAAACAGGAAAAATCAAAATATCAAATAGTTCTGGACAACAGGGAAATAAAGCCGCCCAAACGGAATGTGGCGCGCGAAAAAATCCGGACGATGATTATATCGGGATTGATTTCGTTGTTCCTGATTTTGACTATTATCTATACAATGCCTTTTACAGTGCTGACATGGAGCGGTCTGTTCGTTTATTCGTCGATTGTATCTCTGGTAATTTTCCTGTTTATTCTTTTGATCCGCTATTTCGGTATCCTTTTCATGTCGTATTTTTATTTGACTAAATATACAGTCGAAACCAAGCCGGGATATTATCCCTTCGTCTCGATTATCGTTCCCGTTTATAATGAAGGGAAAATAATTAAATCTTCCGTTGAATCGTTGCTCGGACTCGACTACCCGAATTATGAAATCATAATCGTAAACGACGGCTCGACCGACGATACGGCTGAAATTGCAGAAAGCCTGGTGGGATATCATAAAGGCAAAAGAGCCATGATAAAAGTTTCGTTGATCAACAAACCCAACGGCGGTAAATCGAAAGCCTTGAACGCCGGCATTCAATATTCCGAAGCGCAATTTGTGCTTTGTATGGACGGCGACTCGCAATTGACTACTGATACATTGAAAATGGCAATGCGGCATTTCGTTGACCCGGCAGTAGGAGCGGTAGCCGGCAACGTTAAAGTGCAAAACCGAAAGAAAATGCTGACCGACTTGCAGGCTCTAGAATATCTCGAAGGATTGAATCTGGCAAGAAGCGCTCAGGGATTTATGCAAATGGTAAATATTATTCCGGGTCCCATCGGCGTATTCAGAAAATCGACATTGAGAGACGCAGGATTTTATTCGAGCGATACTTTTGCCGAAGACGCCGACATTACTCTTAAAATTCTGGCTAAAGGATGGAAAATCGTCTATGAGCCGAAAGCCATTGCATACACAGAGGCTCCAGTAACTATTTATCAGCTTCTCAAACAGCGATACAGATGGACGCGCGGTATTTTGCAGGCTATCAGAAAACACAAAAAATATCTCTATAATCCCACTCTTAATTTTAATAACAGTTTTATTATGTGGTCGATGTTCTACGAAGCTCTGATATGGCCTGCTATGAATATTTTTGTCAATCTCTATTTTATTATAGTGGCAATTTTCTATGGAATTCATATTACGCTATTTCTCTGGTGGGTGGGCATTGCCGTACTCGATCTGATGTCGGCGGTTTTTTGTATCGCCGCCGAGAGGGAAGAGTTCAGGCTTGTGCCGTATGCGATTATTTACCGGGTCTTTTTTATATTGCTGATTGACGTTACAAAGGCTATGGCTACTGTAGAAGAGTTTATCGGATTCAGTATGACCTGGGGAAAACTCGAACGGGTGGGTGCATCCAGATAA
- a CDS encoding PAS domain S-box protein, with product MNYENKHGLIVDKNGKIIAVSNDIKKLFPGLSPQNNFLQYWKDVQSVDKEYKFRIIEKFEECRRNNAPAAFDLPLTINDNRLTYTLVYTPLKSENNIYFYIDFILSGKSKTEETDTYKIRIALNQIEDLIEDDEILKVIDRVKNSYPFTFIEKVKFQKEINGLKNFFWIKDRDDKIVVANEAYASWLGTTPSKLENKSESDYLPKYLVNLYSRLNEYIKNTSNIIAVSGLKSAGDTKNFSIYLLPVCDLENNVIALIGFSYVETDKEIVRSLTRHIPLPACVVGENLELTEYNEKFESVFELSGKKSKLHEVFGRDAVNKIASFLKENKKYEDKLFDIETADKKLYSFTALKEVDRVILSGYHVEKQTDENASLDIEDYLKIVPDAAYVYDLENLKFLAVTDEALKLYGYSKEKFLELDLTDLYAPEDVQALIQSDDKSLRGKPLKHKRSDGKDIYVTIKSVEISYKGKKAHLNLVREVSFELKTRRENQLYRHVFENTGDLVIVTDKDGFIVSINDSVTRQLGFSQRELEGRPIISIVSDEDRAVVNKNVLHAESNNTIKLNVSVKKSEGELTEAEIAASKIKDYEGKVEQVVFLIRLQPEEKRNLTAEVANETSNIDAAFLSNLFHELLTPLNVIMGFTQDLWENIENPNDEQKESVEIIKENQRTLLQIMDNAVEYAAFLRKNIKYKIENVRLTDLLPELEEVITKTAKQHGKTVKEGKISSSLEFETDKQKFLSLLGMLINFAVTITKEKELKLSAKKEDDDNLIILIDDLKEGASPYLLKGMHDILTDDENLNRRNYGFSRFSMKLAKKLMEILGISFKTLGDKDKKRVGIVVPFKFTPFEGGEIEIEESPRPVEEKFERPAEKPISNVVEKQATNMLKKLDLTSMTCLYLEDQVDSQILFKSQMKDLKTIEVAPSLEAAIPLLKTRRFDFLIVDINLQGEYNGLDVLRIVRKMPGYKDIPIIASTAYMQPGARENFIAAGFTDFISKPLLRDKVIEILTRIYSAS from the coding sequence GTGAATTACGAAAATAAGCACGGTTTGATCGTCGACAAAAACGGCAAGATTATCGCAGTAAGCAACGATATTAAAAAATTATTCCCGGGACTTTCTCCCCAGAATAATTTCTTGCAGTATTGGAAAGACGTCCAATCGGTCGACAAAGAATATAAATTCAGAATAATCGAAAAGTTTGAAGAATGCAGAAGAAATAACGCTCCCGCTGCGTTTGATCTGCCTTTGACCATTAACGACAACAGACTGACTTATACTCTTGTTTACACTCCTCTAAAAAGCGAAAACAACATCTATTTTTATATCGACTTCATTCTATCCGGAAAATCGAAGACGGAGGAAACGGATACATATAAAATTAGAATAGCCCTCAATCAGATAGAGGACTTAATAGAGGACGACGAAATTCTGAAGGTAATAGACAGAGTAAAAAATTCTTATCCTTTTACATTTATTGAAAAAGTAAAATTCCAGAAAGAAATTAACGGTTTGAAAAATTTCTTTTGGATTAAAGACCGGGACGATAAAATTGTGGTCGCTAACGAGGCGTATGCGTCGTGGCTTGGCACAACGCCTTCAAAACTCGAGAATAAGAGCGAAAGCGATTACCTTCCAAAATATCTTGTGAATCTCTATTCCCGTCTCAACGAATATATTAAAAACACTTCGAATATAATTGCCGTAAGCGGATTGAAATCGGCGGGCGATACGAAAAATTTCTCAATTTATCTGCTGCCGGTTTGCGACCTCGAAAATAATGTAATAGCATTGATCGGATTTTCGTACGTCGAAACTGATAAGGAAATTGTCCGCTCGTTGACACGGCATATACCGCTCCCCGCCTGTGTTGTCGGCGAGAACCTCGAGTTAACGGAATACAACGAAAAATTCGAAAGCGTTTTCGAGCTGTCCGGGAAGAAATCAAAACTTCACGAAGTTTTCGGCAGGGATGCGGTAAATAAAATCGCTTCTTTCCTGAAAGAAAATAAAAAGTATGAAGATAAACTTTTCGATATCGAAACCGCTGATAAAAAGCTGTATTCGTTCACCGCATTGAAGGAAGTCGACAGAGTTATATTGTCCGGATATCATGTTGAGAAGCAGACGGATGAGAACGCAAGTCTGGATATCGAAGATTACCTTAAAATAGTGCCCGACGCAGCTTATGTATACGACCTGGAAAATCTGAAATTCCTCGCCGTTACCGACGAAGCGCTCAAATTATACGGTTATTCGAAAGAAAAATTTCTGGAACTCGATTTGACGGATTTATATGCGCCCGAAGACGTTCAGGCTTTGATCCAGAGCGACGACAAATCGCTGCGCGGCAAGCCGCTCAAACATAAAAGAAGCGACGGCAAAGATATTTATGTTACAATCAAAAGCGTTGAGATATCTTATAAAGGTAAAAAAGCTCATTTGAATTTGGTAAGAGAAGTTTCGTTCGAACTGAAAACCAGAAGGGAGAATCAACTATACAGGCATGTCTTTGAAAATACGGGCGACCTGGTAATCGTAACCGATAAGGACGGATTCATAGTTTCTATAAACGATTCCGTGACCCGTCAGCTCGGCTTTTCGCAAAGGGAACTCGAAGGCAGACCGATTATAAGTATAGTTTCGGACGAAGACAGGGCTGTAGTCAATAAAAATGTTTTGCACGCCGAATCGAACAATACAATTAAATTAAACGTCTCCGTCAAAAAATCCGAAGGCGAATTGACTGAAGCCGAAATTGCGGCTAGCAAGATTAAAGATTACGAAGGAAAAGTTGAACAGGTGGTCTTTTTAATCCGGCTCCAGCCCGAAGAAAAGCGAAACTTAACGGCTGAAGTTGCTAACGAAACTTCCAATATCGATGCGGCTTTTCTTTCTAATTTATTCCACGAGTTGTTGACTCCTTTGAATGTAATAATGGGTTTTACGCAGGACTTATGGGAAAATATCGAAAATCCGAATGATGAACAGAAAGAATCGGTCGAAATTATTAAGGAGAATCAGAGAACCCTTCTTCAAATTATGGACAACGCAGTAGAATACGCCGCATTCCTGCGAAAGAATATCAAATACAAGATTGAGAACGTAAGGTTAACCGACTTACTACCGGAACTGGAAGAAGTAATTACAAAGACCGCCAAACAACACGGCAAAACGGTTAAAGAAGGTAAAATATCCTCGTCGCTCGAATTCGAAACCGACAAACAAAAGTTTTTAAGTCTTCTCGGAATGCTGATAAATTTTGCCGTCACTATTACCAAAGAAAAAGAATTGAAGCTGTCGGCAAAGAAAGAAGACGACGATAACTTGATTATTCTAATAGACGACCTTAAAGAGGGAGCAAGCCCTTACCTTTTGAAGGGGATGCACGATATCTTAACCGACGACGAAAACCTGAACCGAAGGAATTACGGATTCTCAAGATTTTCGATGAAACTTGCCAAAAAACTGATGGAGATACTCGGAATAAGTTTTAAAACTTTAGGCGATAAGGACAAAAAACGGGTGGGAATAGTTGTACCCTTTAAATTTACTCCGTTCGAAGGCGGGGAAATCGAAATTGAAGAAAGCCCGAGACCGGTTGAAGAGAAATTCGAGAGACCTGCAGAGAAACCAATCTCTAATGTAGTTGAGAAACAAGCAACTAACATGTTGAAAAAACTTGACTTAACTTCAATGACTTGTCTTTATCTCGAAGACCAGGTGGACTCGCAGATATTGTTTAAAAGTCAAATGAAAGATCTCAAAACGATCGAAGTAGCTCCCAGTCTCGAAGCGGCTATTCCTCTCCTGAAGACCAGACGTTTCGATTTCCTGATTGTGGATATCAATTTACAGGGAGAGTATAACGGACTGGACGTGCTCCGTATAGTGCGTAAAATGCCGGGCTATAAAGATATACCCATAATTGCATCAACTGCGTATATGCAGCCGGGAGCAAGAGAGAATTTTATTGCGGCAGGATTTACCGATTTTATTTCAAAACCTCTGCTCCGGGACAAAGTAATCGAAATTTTAACCAGAATTTATTCAGCTTCTTAG
- a CDS encoding SGNH/GDSL hydrolase family protein, whose translation MLRITFLILLFTHNFAFASEPVKIEFVGPKNDVLYFSLGKDEPLTGNLEQLEYFFEQLDRLKNKDGNLVLRIAHFGDSLIQGDVISEYLREYFQTRFGGQGVGMMQIIANDIRMRTTTRHSYSDDWDYVSVITRNPDNLPIGISGSVAIPNKNSWVKYETGRELKSASSFKYARLFYSNAASNSVIEYTIDNGSPVRVSLKEGNNVQEMIIDAKGDANSILIKFIEGKRPYIYGVSLESGSGIYLDNFPMPGNSGVSLTDIPEEILRDYAKLTNYGLIILTYGANVNSPNKAIYKLYKNKMLKVIEHFRKVFPKIGFILVGVGDKTMKRGGRFITNPDVPLLLNAQKQIVSDGKIAFWNLWEAMGGENSMEDWVNANPPMALKDYSHFTKIGGKRVAELLFNAIMKAYSSR comes from the coding sequence ATGTTACGTATTACATTTTTAATATTATTATTTACACATAATTTCGCTTTTGCATCCGAACCCGTGAAAATAGAGTTTGTCGGTCCGAAAAACGACGTCCTCTATTTCTCGCTCGGCAAGGACGAGCCTTTAACGGGCAATTTGGAGCAATTAGAATACTTTTTCGAGCAGCTCGACCGTTTGAAAAACAAAGACGGAAATTTAGTTTTAAGGATAGCGCATTTCGGCGATTCGTTAATTCAGGGCGATGTTATATCGGAATACCTGAGAGAATATTTCCAAACAAGATTCGGCGGACAGGGCGTCGGAATGATGCAAATTATTGCCAACGATATCAGAATGAGGACGACGACTCGTCACAGTTATTCCGACGACTGGGACTATGTGTCTGTTATTACAAGGAATCCCGATAATTTACCCATCGGCATAAGCGGCTCGGTAGCCATTCCTAACAAAAACAGCTGGGTTAAATATGAAACGGGCAGAGAATTAAAATCAGCCTCGTCATTTAAATATGCGCGTTTGTTCTACAGTAATGCGGCAAGCAACAGCGTTATCGAATATACGATCGATAACGGTTCGCCTGTAAGAGTTAGTCTTAAAGAAGGGAATAATGTGCAGGAAATGATTATCGACGCAAAAGGCGATGCCAATTCGATCCTGATTAAATTTATCGAAGGAAAACGGCCTTATATTTACGGCGTAAGTCTGGAAAGCGGCTCCGGCATTTATCTCGATAATTTCCCGATGCCGGGCAACAGCGGAGTTTCGTTAACCGACATTCCCGAAGAAATTCTACGGGATTATGCAAAACTTACGAATTACGGTTTGATTATTCTTACATACGGCGCCAACGTAAACTCTCCCAATAAAGCCATCTATAAACTTTATAAAAATAAAATGCTGAAGGTAATAGAACATTTCAGAAAAGTCTTTCCGAAAATCGGATTTATTCTGGTGGGAGTCGGCGATAAAACAATGAAACGAGGCGGACGGTTTATTACGAATCCCGACGTTCCTTTGCTTTTGAATGCGCAGAAACAAATTGTAAGCGATGGTAAAATTGCTTTCTGGAATTTGTGGGAAGCGATGGGAGGCGAAAATTCGATGGAAGACTGGGTTAACGCCAATCCGCCGATGGCTCTTAAAGACTATTCACACTTTACAAAAATCGGCGGCAAAAGAGTTGCGGAGCTGCTCTTTAATGCAATTATGAAAGCTTATTCCTCCAGGTAA
- a CDS encoding polysaccharide deacetylase family protein — MAVKENYKGLRVNYLIIFLSGLVLLFTALLVFLLILKNIYGDYEIREIIPTKENLIKDEKAGKIAILYSRYTENMLPSGSTWLKDNIDTWERFVSNAGYKYDVIDDRKIESGEHYGYKIIVLPGSKSLSDRQIIALKKYVENGGSIFVTGGPATFSDEGKWRGWDFYTEVFGLKFNKEIKPEETYKIHTLRGNLPLTAGIPTGYALKIATWDRPIYAEVIEPRTTQVSFWYDFRREAGLVREEIQKSAGIAFGTYGRGRFVWFGFEINSVLGVQKDFVYFEKLFNNSINWLTYNPTAYTKDWPGDYKAAMILAPTVDEALGNIRTIASVTGKYNIKPTYFIDPYTALKNKSVVRSLAKNGDIGAIVDIGFLEFPEDTVNKLYDKQTQLSNIAFAQDTIGKIIGKPIKAVMPLYGFYNDFTLQALANRDIGFLLTDSLTDRSVPEIKIRNNKQIMIITKTARDDYEVIRNYGLTETKFQRYTYEEDVDRLLFEGGLFVFKVHTNYQLQPQYVSVINDVIRYAKGKDFWITSLDELKSWWRKKQSLEVRYESRSKRRVAVELTNPSEYDIENAVVEVNLNKKVKNVKISSDMLNTKIPRYEVRKDNQAVIFYIDRMKSHETRSLLIDFENIDENSV; from the coding sequence GTGGCGGTAAAAGAAAATTATAAAGGTCTGAGGGTTAATTACTTAATTATATTTTTAAGCGGACTCGTGCTGCTTTTTACGGCTCTTCTTGTATTTCTTCTCATTCTCAAGAACATCTACGGCGATTACGAAATACGGGAAATCATTCCTACAAAAGAAAATCTTATCAAAGACGAAAAAGCCGGAAAAATTGCCATTCTTTATTCCCGTTATACCGAAAATATGTTGCCCTCGGGAAGCACCTGGCTAAAGGACAATATCGATACTTGGGAGCGTTTCGTATCGAATGCAGGCTATAAATACGACGTAATCGACGACCGGAAAATCGAAAGCGGCGAACATTACGGCTATAAAATCATCGTGCTGCCAGGATCGAAATCCTTGAGCGACCGGCAAATTATTGCGCTCAAAAAATACGTCGAAAACGGAGGCAGCATTTTCGTTACCGGAGGTCCTGCGACTTTCTCGGACGAAGGCAAATGGCGCGGTTGGGATTTCTATACTGAAGTCTTCGGTCTGAAATTCAACAAGGAAATCAAACCCGAGGAAACTTATAAAATACACACGCTTAGAGGCAATTTGCCGTTAACCGCCGGTATACCGACCGGATACGCTCTTAAAATTGCAACATGGGACAGACCGATTTATGCCGAAGTAATCGAACCCCGCACGACTCAGGTAAGCTTTTGGTACGACTTCCGCAGGGAAGCCGGGCTGGTAAGAGAAGAAATTCAGAAGAGCGCGGGCATTGCTTTCGGAACATACGGCCGGGGAAGGTTCGTTTGGTTCGGTTTCGAAATTAATTCGGTTTTGGGCGTCCAGAAAGATTTCGTTTACTTCGAAAAACTGTTCAACAATTCAATAAACTGGCTGACATATAATCCGACGGCTTATACAAAAGATTGGCCGGGCGATTATAAAGCCGCCATGATTTTAGCCCCAACTGTCGACGAAGCTCTGGGCAATATCAGAACGATCGCTTCCGTAACCGGTAAGTATAACATTAAACCCACATATTTCATCGACCCTTACACCGCATTGAAAAATAAATCAGTTGTCAGATCGCTAGCAAAGAACGGCGATATAGGGGCGATTGTCGATATCGGGTTCCTAGAATTTCCCGAAGACACCGTAAACAAGCTTTACGACAAGCAAACCCAGTTGTCGAATATTGCGTTTGCGCAGGATACAATCGGTAAGATTATCGGTAAGCCCATTAAAGCGGTTATGCCTCTATACGGTTTTTATAACGATTTTACTCTACAGGCGCTGGCCAATAGAGATATCGGATTCCTTTTGACCGATTCGCTTACCGACAGGTCGGTGCCCGAAATTAAAATTCGGAACAACAAACAAATTATGATTATTACCAAAACCGCGCGTGACGACTACGAAGTTATACGCAATTACGGATTGACGGAAACCAAATTTCAAAGATATACTTACGAAGAAGACGTCGACAGACTCCTCTTTGAGGGCGGTCTTTTCGTATTTAAGGTTCATACGAATTATCAACTCCAGCCTCAATACGTTTCGGTTATTAACGACGTAATCAGATACGCCAAAGGAAAGGACTTCTGGATTACTTCGTTGGACGAATTAAAAAGTTGGTGGCGCAAGAAGCAAAGCCTCGAAGTAAGATACGAATCGAGAAGCAAAAGAAGAGTGGCGGTAGAGCTTACGAATCCGTCCGAGTACGACATTGAAAATGCCGTAGTCGAAGTTAACCTCAATAAAAAAGTGAAAAACGTGAAGATAAGTTCTGATATGTTGAATACAAAAATACCCCGCTACGAAGTAAGAAAAGATAATCAAGCCGTAATTTTTTATATTGACAGGATGAAATCGCACGAAACTCGTTCGTTGTTGATCGATTTTGAAAATATAGACGAAAACAGCGTATGA
- a CDS encoding methylated-DNA--[protein]-cysteine S-methyltransferase: MPGKYLTYYDSPLGKLKITADENAVKSIHFILDIDGVELEQEIPNKILEKCVEELNQYFKGELQDFSVNIDPEGTEFQKRVWNELLKIPYGKTISYLKLSRELGNERSIRAVARANGDNKIPIIIPCHRVIGSDKSLVGYSGGVWRKKWLLEHEAAVINNEKQLNLFF; encoded by the coding sequence ATGCCGGGTAAATATTTGACATATTACGACTCTCCGCTCGGAAAATTGAAAATAACCGCCGACGAAAATGCCGTCAAATCGATCCATTTTATTCTCGATATAGACGGAGTGGAATTGGAACAGGAAATTCCGAACAAAATTCTCGAAAAGTGCGTAGAAGAATTGAATCAATATTTCAAGGGTGAGTTACAAGACTTCAGCGTTAATATCGACCCGGAGGGAACGGAATTCCAAAAACGCGTTTGGAACGAACTTTTGAAAATTCCTTACGGCAAAACAATTTCATATTTGAAATTATCTCGGGAGCTGGGGAACGAGAGGTCGATACGAGCGGTTGCAAGGGCAAACGGCGACAACAAAATTCCGATTATTATACCGTGTCACAGAGTAATCGGCTCGGACAAAAGTCTTGTTGGTTATTCGGGCGGAGTCTGGAGAAAAAAATGGCTGCTCGAACACGAAGCAGCCGTAATCAATAACGAAAAACAA